The following are encoded together in the Glycine soja cultivar W05 chromosome 5, ASM419377v2, whole genome shotgun sequence genome:
- the LOC114413137 gene encoding bifunctional aspartate aminotransferase and glutamate/aspartate-prephenate aminotransferase-like — MANTLYNGATCRIPLRNQSLAFSRHVSRSLSFLPITRAAKQPNAIAVKASSHSDFDFDLSLSPRVNAVKPSKTVAISDHATALVQAGVPVIRLAAGEPDFDTPAPIAEAGINAIREGYTRYTPNAGTMELRQAICHKLKEENGITYTPDQVVVSNGAKQSIAQAVLAVSSPGDEVIIPAPFWVSYPEMARLADATPVILPTLISDNFLLDPKLLESKITERSRLLILCSPSNPTGSVYPKELLEEIARIVAKHPRLLVLSDEIYEHIIYAPATHTSFASLPGMWDRTLTVNGFSKAFAMTGWRLGYIAGPKHFVAACGKIQSQFTSGASSIAQKAAVAALGLGHAGGEAVSTMVKAFRERRDFLVQSFREIDGIKISEPQGAFYLFLDLSFYYGREAEGFGKIVDSESLCQYLLEVGQVALVPGSAFGDDTCIRISYAESLTTLQAAVERIKKALVPLSSAALV; from the exons ATGGCGAACACACTATATAACGGCGCCACATGCCGAATCCCTCTCCGGAACCAATCCCTGGCCTTCTCTCGCCACGTTTCCAGATCCCTCTCTTTCCTCCCTAT AACACGTGCGGCAAAACAACCCAACGCAATTGCGGTTAAGGCTTCTTCGCACTCTGACTTCGACTTTGACCTTTCGCTCAGTCCTCGTGTCAATGCCGTCAAGCCTTCCAAAACCGTCGCCATCAGCGACCACGCCACCGCTCTCGTCCAAGCCGGCGTTCCCGTCATCCGCCTCGCCGCCGGCGAGCCCGATTTCGACACGCCCGCTCCCATAGCCGAG GCTGGGATTAATGCAATTCGTGAAGGTTACACGAGGTACACGCCCAATGCCGGGACCATGGAACTGCGCCAAGCGATTTGTCACAAGCTAAAAG AAGAGAATGGGATTACTTATACTCCTGACCAGGTTGTGGTTAGTAACGGAGCCAAACAGAGTATTGCTCAGGCAGTGCTTGCAGTTTCCTCCCCTGGAGATGAG GTTATTATTCCAGCTCCATTCTGGGTTAGTTACCCAGAAATGGCAAGGTTGGCTGATGCAACACCTGTGATTCTTCCAACCTTAATATCTGATAATTTCCTTTTGGATCCCAAACTCCTCGAATCCAAAATTACTGAAAGATCAAGACTGCTTATTCTTTGTTCTCCATCTAACCCAACGGGATCTGTCTACCCCAAAGAATTACTTGAAGAGATAGCCCGAATTGTTGCAAAGCACCCCAGGCTTCTG GTTCTCTCTGATGAAATTTACGAACACATAATTTATGCACCAGCAACTCACACGAGCTTTGCATCTTTACCAGGAATGTGGGACAGAACTCTTACTGTGAATGGATTTTCTAAG GCCTTTGCAATGACTGGTTGGCGGCTTGGATATATTGCTGGTCCAAAACATTTTGTTGCAGCATGTGGAAAGATCCAAAGTCAG TTTACTTCAGGGGCCAGTAGTATAGCTCAGAAAGCTGCAGTTGCTGCATTAGGACTAGGCCATGCTGGTGGGGAGGCAGTTTCTACCATGGTGAAAGCATTTAGGGAGCGAAGGGATTTCTTAGTACAAAGTTTTAGAGAAATAGATGGCATCAAGATATCTGAACCCCAG GGAGCATTTTATCTATTCCTTGATCTCAGCTTCTATTATGGAAGAGAAGCTGAAGGATTTGGTAAAATTGTGGATTCTGAGTCCCTCTGTCAATATCTACTGGAGGTGGGCCAG GTAGCCCTGGTGCCAGGGAGTGCATTTGGAGATGACACTTGCATCCGCATCTCTTATGCAGAATCGCTTACAACCCTACAGGCAGCTGTAGAAAGAATTAAGAAAGCACTTGTCCCGCTGAGCTCTGCTGCACTTGTTTAA
- the LOC114413136 gene encoding protein NEN4-like yields MDVSNSCNEQQAPEIVFFDLETTVPKRGGERFWVLEFGAIVVTPHKLTEIESYTTLIRPKDLSVVSVKSSRSDGITRKAVENAPSFEDVADRIFSILNGRVWAGHNIQRFDCVRIKEAFNDINRSAPVPVGIIDSLGVLTEKFGRRAGNMKMATLASYFGLGQQKHRSLDDVRMNLEVLKHCATVLFLESSLPNTLHSKWYGSSSVMTRSRSDGKSPCKEETSRKSPPTSYGYQRTVPYARGSLGKVTERVKGLLCKAQGQPPLQHLLKHSHSLLR; encoded by the exons ATGGACGTCTCTAATTCATGCAATGAACAACAAGCACCCGAGATCGTTTTCTTTGATTTGGAAACTACAGTACCCAAAAGGGGTGGAGAGCGTTTCTGGGTTCTGGAGTTTGGTGCTATTGTAGTTACACCCCACAAACTCACCGAGATTGAGAGCTACACCACGCTGATAAGACCCAAAGACCTATCTGTGGTCTCAGTGAAATCCAGCAGAAGTGATGGAATAACTCGTAAAGCCGTTGAAAATGCACCATCTTTTGAAGATGTTGCAGACAGAATATTCAGTATCTTGAATGGAAGGGTGTGGGCGGGGCATAACATCCAGAGATTTGACTGTGTTCGAATCAAAGAGGCCTTTAATGATATCAATAGGTCAGCACCGGTTCCCGTTGGAATCATTGATTCTTTGGGGGTTCTAACTGAGAAGTTTGGAAGAAGAGCTGGTAACATGAAG ATGGCAACACTGGCTTCTTATTTTGGCCTGGGCCAACAAAAACACAG GAGTCTGGATGATGTTCGCATGAACTTGGAGGTGCTTAAGCACTGTGCAACGGTGTTGTTTCTG GAATCTAGTCTACCAAACACATTGCATAGCAAATGGTATGGATCTTCCAGCGTTATGACGCGAAGCAGAAGCGATGGGAAATCTCCCTGCAAGGAAGAGACTAGCAGAAAATCTCCCCCAACTTCATATGGATATCAGAGGACAGTTCCCTATGCTAGGGGAAGTTTGGGaaag GTGACCGAAAGAGTGAAGGGATTGTTGTGTAAAGCACAAGGGCAACCACCACTTCAACATCTACTCAAGCATTCTCATTCATTACTAAGGTGA